GATCCAGTCTGTGAGGATCTGCTTTAATAATTAGATCCTGAATCCTGCAATCATTTCAAAAGAGACGGGTGAAATCTGGAAACAAGCAGCAGTTATTCCGTGATATTCAGTATGTTCCGTGGGCAAGCTCTTTGAATCCTGCAAGGGCTGTCTATCAGTGCGTGATCATCTGGAAAGGCACAGTAATTTGCTAATGATTTAAGCCAAAAAATGGCGAAAGTCATTTAACTTTTAAACACTGGGGTCTGTGTTCTGGGTTGCAAATATGGTTAGCCATAAAATGTTGATGAAATGTATGTTTCTCATTTTATGTTTAAAGTAATCATACTTACCCAAACAATAATCACAGGTCAACAATTTTTGATGTTATAATTGTCGTTGAACACTTCACTCTATTGATACTGTGGGGAGTATTAAGCGTTTATGGAAAGTCAATTGGGAACGATCCCGAAGCTTAGAGGAGGCTTAATGGGGCCTTTTTCTGCACCTCCATCTAAGTAACTAAAACCAAATTAGAAGCAAAATCAGGCACTTACACATTTCAGTATATTTGCTCTTGTTCCCAGACTGGAGCCTGGGAACAAGAAAAACAGCCTCAACGCGCTAGAGATTGCCGCGCTCGCCCCAGTTGAATGGCTGCGCCTACACTGCGTGTATTCAACGAGGTAAAAAGACTCGCTCGCAATGACACCTGAGCTGAGCTGTCAGGGATGTGGTTGCTGAAAACCTGTCACCCACGAGGGAGCCTAAGCGACCGAAGTAATCTGTATGGCAAGACCATAATACTTTGAATTTATTGCTAATTTAGTTTTAGTTACTTGTAAGCTTTTCACCTGGGCGGATCAGGACCGAACGTGTGAGTAACTTTACGAATCTGTCACTTTTCTGAAAATTGGGACAGTCCCCCGCGAGGTACTTTAAAAAAGATTGATGCTGCATTGGTTCCTGAAAGAAATTTGCTTAAATGATAAAATTTACACAGCGAGGGACAGTCCCTGTGCCAGGCGTAAAGCTCTCATCTTTGACGGAACTTTGCTGGCAAATGTGCATGAATCATAAGCAAAAATCATAAAAATGTGAGAATTGTAACCATTTGAATTTATTATCAAAACGATTGTAGTTACTTAGAAGTTCGGTCCAGGGGCGCCCGGGTGAGGAGCTTCCAAGCTCGTCCAGACAGCAAGTTATCTTTGGTCATGGAGGGTGATTGAAAGGGGATCATTTGGCGGTGGCAGATGGGAATTATAATTAAGGTTGCTTAGTAACTTATCGCCTCAATTCTGTAGAAAAAAACAAGAAATTTTAACCCTGATATGAGATGTCCAAGATCCTGATTCTTCAGCCTTCAGTCTTCAGCCTTCAGTCTTAAGCCTTCAGTCTTCAGTCTTGTGCCTTCAGCCTTCAGTCTTCAGCCTTCAGTCTTCAGTCTTGTGCCTTCAGCCTTCAGTCTTGTGCCTTCAGTCTTCAGTCTTGTGCCTTCAGCCTTCAGTCTTGTGCCTTCAGCCTTCAGTCTTCAGTCTTCAGCCTTCAGTCTTCAGTCTTGTGCCTTCAGCCTTCAGTCTTAAGCCTGAAAAGAATGTCCTTGTTAGAAATTGGATTGTGGGCTTTGCCCGCATTAGACTGTACCATAAAAAAACCCCGAGCGTTTGACACCCGGGGTTAGATAGTTCCTGGTCTGGAGATTGTAATCAGCTTACAGCTGGCTTGACAATAGCTCCTGAACGAAGGCATCTGGTGCATACACTGAGCCTTCTTACTTTACCCTGCCTGTCCTGGGATCGAACTTTCTGCAGGTTGGGCAGAAATCTTCTTTTGTTACGGTTGTTGGCGTGACTGACGTTATTTCCTACCTGGGGCTTTTTGCCGCATACCTCACATTGCTTGCTCATGATATTTTCCTCCCGGAATAAATGTATAAATTTTGAATATCAGGTTCTGCTGAAGAGCTTGTATGCTGATTTACCATAAAGCAAAACTCATAAACAGTAAAAGTATTGAGTCTCTTCAGCAGCCTGTCAGGGGTACTTCGTCCGCATAAAAAGGAGTTATTTATATTCAAAGTAAAAAAATTGCAAGAGCAAAAATCTTGACATTAACCATCATGAAAAGATAGTAAGCTTTTTCGGCATTAAACAGGACTATTAATCCACATAATAATTATGCAAAACAAGTGGTTGCTGATTTCTGAAATCCCGGTCCAAGGCCGGGAGTTTTATTTTGATAACCCTCAAGACTGGGCTGCGCTGTGGAAGCAGTCCGGGCTTGACTGCTCGGTTAACAAAAATTTATACGCTCACCTTGAAGTTTTTCCCCAGTCTCAGGGAATATACATTAAAGGCAGCATTCAGGGTAATATTTCTTTAGACTGCTCAAGGTGCCTGGAACGGGCTGATGTTCTCATTAGTCATGATTTTGATATCTTTGAAGATTATGATGACTTCAAATCCGAACAGTCTGACTCTGCGCTGCTCAAGTTTGAAAACGGCAACTGGTACATAAGTATATTGCAGACAGTTCTGGAGCAATTCATCCTTGCCTTGCCTGTCAAAATTATTTGTTCTGAAAGTTGCTCAGGGTTATGTCCGGATTGCGGTAAGAATCTTAACCGTGACGAGTGTGTTTGTGGCAGGGAATACGGCGACCCAAGACTGGCTGTCTTTAGAAATATAAAAATTCAATAAACATATTTCAAGACAAGAATATTTTTCAGAGAGCTTTTGACTGTCAAGTTCGTAACCAGTCACATGCAGATACAACACCATTAATTATGAATCATTAAATGTATGAAAGAGGTATAAAATGGCATTACCAAAAAGTAAAACATCCAAGTCCAAAAAAGGCATGCGCAGATCACATGATCGTATCCCAACCCCCAACTTTATTTATTGTGAGTGTGGTGAATCCACTCTACCCCACAGGGTCTGTCCTGACTGCGGCACTTACAAAGGGCGTCAGTACTTAAGGCCAAATCAGGATGCAGCAGAAATTTAAGCCAAGAATTGCCATAGATGCCATGGGAGGGGATTTTGGTCCTGAAGTGGTTGTTCCGGGCGCTCTAAAAGCAGCACAAACTGATGGATTGAGCTTGCATTTTGTTGGTGATGAGCAAAAAATTAAAGAGACACTTAAGAAACATAAACATAGTG
The nucleotide sequence above comes from Desulfonatronovibrio magnus. Encoded proteins:
- a CDS encoding YceD family protein, translating into MQNKWLLISEIPVQGREFYFDNPQDWAALWKQSGLDCSVNKNLYAHLEVFPQSQGIYIKGSIQGNISLDCSRCLERADVLISHDFDIFEDYDDFKSEQSDSALLKFENGNWYISILQTVLEQFILALPVKIICSESCSGLCPDCGKNLNRDECVCGREYGDPRLAVFRNIKIQ
- the rpmB gene encoding 50S ribosomal protein L28 — translated: MSKQCEVCGKKPQVGNNVSHANNRNKRRFLPNLQKVRSQDRQGKVRRLSVCTRCLRSGAIVKPAVS
- the rpmF gene encoding 50S ribosomal protein L32, whose amino-acid sequence is MALPKSKTSKSKKGMRRSHDRIPTPNFIYCECGESTLPHRVCPDCGTYKGRQYLRPNQDAAEI